CCTGTGCATCTTTCAATTGCTGCATCTCTTCTAGCAGCCGCAGTCCCCTAGGCGAATCGATGCCTCCCGTCGCCCTCCAGCGCCCAAACATGAAGGACGTAGGTGTCCACGTCACCCCTCTTGACACCGATGGATTTCTTCCAGAAAGAGCGGCGTCGGCCTCCAGAAAGagcggcctcggcctcggcaatgaGCGCATCCACACACGGCATCCAGAGCGTGTACCTCGCAGCCGCCTCCTCGTCCCGATCCTGTCAGATCCCATCCCCACACCAACACCTCGCAGCGGAAGAATGCAGCGAGCCAGTGAGGAACAAATTCCACTCGCCGAAGGCGGCCACCAGAGGAGACGCGTGGGGAGCGGAGAAGGGCAAGCGGGAAGCGGGGAGGCCAGATGGGTGGAAGGGGAAGGTGGAAGGAGGACCGGTGCTACGCGTGGGAGGGACGACAACATTTTCTTGGAGGGCAAACGGATATGGGAGAGATTAGGGAATACACGGGCGAGATTAGCGGAGTGGTGGCTGTGTGGGGCCTGATCCATATCGGGCATGGGAAATTTCGTCCGCTCGGTGGAGTATGGTCAGCCAACAGTAATTGCTACATGCAATCGTGACCCACGGTCAGATGTATTTAGGCCATTAGATCTCATTAGGTGCGACAATCTGGCGGCACAAATTAGCCTGGGTACACATAATGGGGTGGCTTTAAAAAAGAAAATGTTcaattgtttaatagtagtatagattaattatgcaacgaatttttttaatttattattactattatttctggtctgcactattttctgtgcacagataAATGATCTGGGTCGGGCGGCGTTGTCACACcggcgtaccgacgtaccacgtcacctcggctgaaCCAGGGgtttcgtcatcacttcattaacccatgccggggacttcggtgtCATACTGCCGGCCTGCTCCATCGCCTCGGCCATCTCGGGACTGGcgtgggggctgggacctcgtcccACCGCAATCTCGGCCTGCATCATCACCACCtagcacattaactagctaagtcgtTTTCATGCTCAAAGACTTTCAGTTTAACTTTTGTTCGGTCCAAACAAGCATTATACTTTTCTGGCAAAAAGTTGTTTATGAAAAACTTCCTAGTCAAAACTTTGTTTCTGACATACAAATTCAAATAcaccgtttatttgggggcttcttTTATGAAGCCTCTCCTCTTGCGTATGATTACACTTGTATGGCTCccttccttgttcgtgtattacgctacaatatgcaccatgttgacttaagtgttccgcaagatGGGTTGCCTtactcctgtgtttacccctacgtttccgattgttcggctagggagtaaaggaagcacctctgcgattgtcacgatcgggtcatccgagcttggacctcaggctgggtgaagccgaaagctagcgctcttattgttttcaaccaTGATCGGCACACAACGGAGctcatgaatacaaaaaatctattgcacaagtcttatagtaacaatgagcaaccgaagaaaggtatcggtggaggtactattttcttcgaagatgcttcttacacttcgtcagtgatatagcataagttccctgagcacgctttgtctgttacagccttatggcctaatTGCCTGGTTATCGAAAATACCGTCGacattctcgacaggtggagtacataacacttttcggcccttgaccgaagagggagaagccgacggtcggttaagacgcgtttaaagttcgggtgaacacagatatgatataagtacttcgataCATACACTCATTATAGATAAAATCCTTTTACCCAAATCTCTTGGGGGACTCTTGAATTAGTATGAGCCATTTTTATTAGTCGCTGCCCAGtcttttctaccactcctttcttgACTCGGTTGTATGATCAATAGCCGGGtagcctggtttctctctaaagccgctcgcgtttagttcgctaaactggtctgAGAAACACTCCGCCTTCGAGATAGGGAGGGTGAAGCCGAgggctgacccacttgaagtctagAGATCAGATGTGTCATGTCAAAGCACGGTGAAAGTACAATTATATCTCACATTAAGCGAGAATAGCGCATGCCTTTCAGATAGGCGGTTACACAAAAGGGTTAGATATGTGGGTTTTTTTGTCGGGAGTTTATTATTTAAATGTATTTCACCTCTAGGTTATTTGTGTCCTAAATTTTGCCTCCTCTAGCGGGGGCCTAAGGATACCTACAGGTCCTTGCAATGATTTGCAGTATGATAGTAGGTGACGAAAGCTATGCCCAAAAAAAAGATGAGTAAACTATAAAAAACATCCCACGGTTTGGAAGTTATTTGCGACACAAAAAACTTGATAACCATATGAAAACCCAAAATCTTTTCCATGCCATTGGGCTTTGGCACATCCAAACGAAACTACAAAAGCACAGGAACCTCACAAGAAAACGGTAGAATCTCGAGAagtaaaaaaatcagaaggaaaaaAAGGTTGTTCTCTTCCGTACTCAATTCGAGTTTAAGCATGTTATCCTGACTTAGTAGTATTTGGTAGGAGTAAAACATTAGCTAGGCGGAAATTCGCTTTGGCACATAGGAACGCACGCTCCTGCCACCGAAAAAAATATTTTAAAGTGtgaaaaaattccaaataaaaattCGGCGCATACATCTCGACATTATATGTGTGCGCGTCAAGTTTGGAGAAAACCGACATTTTTTATGACTTGTgtacaaaataaaaaagatgtcatGTGAAAAGCACTTTTTAACACCAGATTTTGTCCTTTTCACATGTGAAACATAACTTGTTGTTTTTTACGAAACTACTTTGTGAGCATGTACAATATCAAGATGTACATggcaaatttttggaatttttgacatttcaaaatacGTTTAAAACAAATTTTAAAATCTCATTAGCTAGCCCGATAATAGTATAATCATAGCTAATCAACGTCTCAAAGTAGCCTCTCGTCGTCGTCGGTTTTTGTGTGAACTTACTCTGAGTAGTAGTATACGTTTGATCCTATCAGTGTGCTGCTTTCCAGGACAGCAGTGAAGGTAGTGCCGAAACAAACATTGATTTTTCACCTTGTTACCCGGTGTTGCTATAATGTTTGTAGGAGATGAGCTTTTGGCACCATAGCACTAACTCAGCTACTACTCTTACTACTATATTCAAAGCTGCTCGCCTAGCACTCCTGTAGACACTAGCATTGCTCTGCCGCATCAAATGCCAAAGCTACACCACGCAGACACCAGCGAGTGGCTGGCCGGGCACACCATGCAGCACGCTACTCTTGCACAGATACAGTGTGGCAGCAGCTTTGCATCGGATGCTAGCGAGCTCCATCCAAGCCAGCTGTGTGGAAGAAAAAGCATGCAGCGAATTCAACAAGGCGCGCACGCAGTAGTACGCACTATGCTAGCTCCACTCGGGCAGGGATAGTCGATCCAAGTGTGCACTGACCAAGGAATCGTGGCATGCCTGGCTAGCCACTAAAAAAATTATTTAATATGTACACGGAAATTATTTAATGTGTATTAAAAAATTTGACATGCATTTtcgaaaaatgaaaaagaaaacatAGAAATGAacttgaaataaaataaaatgcaaaagTAAAACCAATGAAAACTGGTAGAGAAAAACACagagaacaaaatagaaaaaaacagcATAATACCGTCCCAAAACCAGGCTGATAGTTCCATTAACTTCTTTTTAGAGACTCGATCGTTCCATTAACTTATTCCCAAAACAACAGCTGCTACTGAATGCGCGGCGTTTATATCTTGCATTAAGCGAGACAAGAGGGAACTCTTGCGAGCGCTACAGTGTCAAGTCGGCCTGTTACGCGTGCTATCTTAAAAAAGACAAGAACCGATAGTTCCATTAACTTGTTCCCAAAACCGCCCTGCCACTTAATGCGCCGCGTCTATATCTCGCATTAAATGAGAATAGCGCCTGCCTTTCAGACATGCGGTTACACAGAAGGGTTAGATCTGTGAATTTTCTTGTTCGGGTGCTTATTATTTAAATGTCTTTCGCCTCTAGGTTATTTGTGTCCTAAATTTTGCCTCCTCTAACGCGGGTCTAAGGATACCTACAGGTCCTGACAATGATTTTCAATGTGATACTAGGTGACAAAAGGTGTGCCCAGAAACAAAGTCGAGGAGTAAACTACAAAAACCATCCCACGGTTTGAAAGTTATTTGCGAGAGGAAAAAAATTGATAACCATATGAAAACCCAGAATCTTTTCCCTACCATAGGGTTTTGGTACGTCTAAACGAAACTACAAAGAAAACGGTAATAACCCAAGAGGAAAAAGAATCAGAAGGAAAAAAAGGTTGTTCTCTTCCATACTCTGTTTGAGTTTAAGCATATTATTTTGACTTATACTAGTATTCGGTAGGACTAGGAGTTGCTACTTTCAAAGGTCGTTTAGCTATGATCATTACAATTGTGAGGCCCTCTCGTTGTCGTCTGTACTTACTCTGTGATCCTAGTATCAGTGTGTTGTTTTTCATGACTTCAATAAATGCATAGTACGTACTAGTGCCGAAACAAACATTAATTTTTCACCTTTTTACTCGGTGTTGTTAGAACAACTTCAATAGGGCGATCCATTTCGTCCGCGGCCGTCTGTTTAAATCGGCGCGGACAAAAAGGCGGCCTAACACGCCGATCCAAACAGACGCGtgtccgtttttcgtccgcgggcAACCCATTCTGGGTCCATTTTTGAGCCtaatttgcgtcggcgcggacacgcgacggacgcACGCTTGCTCGCCTACTCCTGTCCCCGGGCCCGCTCGTCTATGGCACATTGGCCTTCCCTCCCCCCAGCCAACAAGCAACCCTCGCCCCCGCCTCCTCCGTCACCGACGCCACTGCCCATTTTgccggcgactcttccagctgccgccgcctccacatccacccagcaacgccgcccctgcccccagtcgcccgccgccgccgttttgccgccggggagcaatctggttccccgccgctgtTTCCCCCACGCCCAGCCGCCCCGCGACAAagaagacgcctcgccgccccAGCCACAGACGACCgacacgctcgtcggacgccggccaGGCAGCTAGCTTGTCTGTGGGCGCCgcgtctcccctcgccggccatctccttcttcgacgcccgcaagctgttcgatagtttgccaaggtacgaaaatggactccgccgacgagttctttttccacaatttcctttgcgactccgatgattcgcccgacgacgaggaggagatattggctgctgtgttggtccatcaccacctcaacaaccagcggccgttgttccgtggctccattctggggcaccttccggcgttgaatcgtaacCGGGAGAGCAggcatttccttctctggaaggactactttgatacaacaaacccgttgttcaaacatcacaaattccgccgccggttccgtatgagtaggcatattttcaaccgtattagagaggaagtggtcggctatgatgactacttcgagtgcaaagaggatgccgtcggcaagattggtttctcctcttatcagaaatgcactaccaccatccgaatgcttgcatacggagtgcccggtgatctaattgacgagtacgtccgtatgagcgagtctacatgcctaga
The sequence above is drawn from the Triticum aestivum cultivar Chinese Spring chromosome 7A, IWGSC CS RefSeq v2.1, whole genome shotgun sequence genome and encodes:
- the LOC123150435 gene encoding uncharacterized protein, which produces MGSDRIGTRRRLRGTRSGCRVWMRSLPRPRPLFLEADAALSGRNPSVSRGVTWTPTSFMFGRWRATGGIDSPRGLRLLEEMQQLKDAQVLDEMPLSQSAISGYIGCND